The Chryseobacterium sp. LJ668 genome segment AATGGAATTGGCAAGAATAGGTGACCACTTGATCTGCAACGGGGTAACCGGGATGGATGCAGGTGCAATTACTGGTTTGACGTATATGTTCATCGAAAGAGAGCGTATTTACGATATGTACGAGCAGATTTGCGGTGCGAGAATGACAACCAATATGGGAAGAATCGGAGGTTTTGAAAGAGATTTCACTCCAAAATTCCATGAGCTGCTGAAAGATTTCTTAAAAACTTTCCCTGCAAGATTTGCAGAATTCGGTCAGTTATTAGAAAGAAACAGAATCTTTATGGACAGAACCATTGGTGCTGGAGCAATTTCTGCGGAAAGAGCTTTAAGCTATGGTTTTACAGGTCCGAATTTACGTGCAGCAGGTGTTGATTATGATGTAAGAGTTGCAGAACCTTATTCTTCTTACGAAGATTTTGATTTCATCATTCCTGTAGGAACTGCAGGTGATACATACGACAGATTTATGGTTCGCCAGCAGGAAATCTGGGAATCATTAAAAATCATTAACCAAGCTTACGACAATCTTCCTGAAGGACCTTTCCATGCGGATGTTCCTGATTTCTATCTTCCTGAAAAGGCAGATGTTTATCAAAAAATGGAAGCTCTGATTTACCATTTCAAAATTGTAATGGGCGAAACAGATGTTCCGAAAGGAGAAGTTTACCATGCAGTAGAAGGTGGAAACGGCGAATTAGGATTCTATTTGGTAAGTGACGGAGGAAGAACACCCTACAGATTACATTTCAGAAGACCTTGCTTTATTTATTATCAGGCTTATCCTGAGATGATTACAGGCTCTGTGATTTCAGACGCTATCGTTACGATGTGTAGTATGAATATTATTGCGGGAGAATTAGACGCATAATTGAAAATAGTAGAAGAAAGATGAAAGATGAAATACTTTTGTCACACAATATAAAAACGAATTTAGAATATAGAACCTGAGAATCTTTTTTCTTTGTTCTTTACTCTTTAATCTAAGAGATAAAAAATGAGCGAAACAATAGCTTTTAAACCGGAAAGTTTACAGCAGGTACATAAAATTATCGCCAGATATCCCGAAGGAAAACAGAAATCTGCTCTTCTTCCGGTGCTGCATTTGGCACAAAAGGAATTTGGAGGATGGTTAGCTGTTCCTGTGATGGATTATGT includes the following:
- a CDS encoding NADH-quinone oxidoreductase subunit D, yielding MKDNSLSNILNQHESKEQIDGQLYTLNLGPTHPATHGIFQNVLTMDGERILHAEQTVGYIHRAFEKISERRNFSQITTLTDRMNYCSAPINNIGWHMTVEKLIGIKVPKRVDYMRVILMELARIGDHLICNGVTGMDAGAITGLTYMFIERERIYDMYEQICGARMTTNMGRIGGFERDFTPKFHELLKDFLKTFPARFAEFGQLLERNRIFMDRTIGAGAISAERALSYGFTGPNLRAAGVDYDVRVAEPYSSYEDFDFIIPVGTAGDTYDRFMVRQQEIWESLKIINQAYDNLPEGPFHADVPDFYLPEKADVYQKMEALIYHFKIVMGETDVPKGEVYHAVEGGNGELGFYLVSDGGRTPYRLHFRRPCFIYYQAYPEMITGSVISDAIVTMCSMNIIAGELDA